From Porphyromonadaceae bacterium W3.11, one genomic window encodes:
- a CDS encoding S8 family serine peptidase, whose amino-acid sequence MKKYLISAIFALVFFTACSKETLIEDPLVSQEEHADNRSDMLRPNALDGLVTPGILYVKMDAETAESLKNNGGDIDIHTFSAVSSDIELAAKRVGVTNVERVFPTDPRFEERHKRYGLDRWYVVTYEENKDVATAMRTFSTLKEFEVVEPAYEVELENYTITPVIPSTLNGMKPLEATDLPFNDPRLGLQWHYNNDGSAPGAVAGADINLFEAWKIETGKPNVIVAVIDDGVDYKHEDLVENLWVNKKPNLPIKQENFYGAYIEDLHGANFVENGRRGNHGTHVAGTVAARNNNNIGVAGVAGGDGNPNTGVRIMACLAIDTRPKGQRTGSHPERAFVFAADNGAVIAQNSWGYAPNVEMGQILKDAIDYFIDNAGTDSSGHQLPGSPMKGGVVIFSTGNDNFDGLSYPAAYERVVSVAAMGPNFYRSSFTNRGPWVDITAPGGDIDMYGNNAGILSCIPDNSYGFYQGTSMACPHVSGIAALVVSKNGGQGYTNEDLKRSLLTALRPQDIDAFNPREAGRLGRGYIDAAKAFAKDHHIAPDRPEIDPEMESEYSTISFSWVVNKDDDDILPTYQHLYISDKPITKEKLSSLTSIQMRATVTQPGEEMEYTFTGLKHSTKYYIAVVSEDRWGNLSEPDIVESNTRMNQVPIITFSNMPKEIVIFGRNSLSLDFSTSDPDGHKVSCELQGETTGVSIIHENGKGQIQIRPVLKNGRYTFQLLAKDEFGGLTTKSITFKIEEQIPIQLKGDFSQLLIGQNEEEFLLPLKSNYDFNRHIGIDFEVRSSDESIIKAAVFIEGMLSIIPVKPGVATVYIKATDKAGGMHQTSFKVRVVKDSEAAVHIVYPMPVKNTLNLIINKSVKDPRVKVVTMNGRVLIDESIKSVGKDGHISLDVSNLSQNTYRLILESSNMSRYEQVFVK is encoded by the coding sequence ATGAAAAAATATCTTATAAGTGCAATATTCGCACTGGTCTTCTTTACAGCTTGTTCTAAAGAGACACTCATCGAGGATCCCCTCGTGTCTCAAGAAGAGCATGCTGACAATAGATCAGATATGTTGAGGCCGAACGCATTAGATGGACTCGTTACACCTGGCATTCTTTATGTCAAAATGGATGCCGAAACAGCTGAATCACTGAAGAATAATGGTGGGGATATTGATATCCATACCTTTTCGGCGGTGTCCTCAGACATCGAATTAGCTGCTAAGCGTGTAGGGGTTACTAATGTAGAGAGGGTCTTCCCTACTGACCCTCGTTTCGAGGAGCGTCATAAGAGATATGGATTAGACAGATGGTATGTCGTGACGTATGAAGAGAACAAAGATGTCGCTACTGCGATGAGAACGTTTTCTACCCTGAAGGAGTTTGAGGTCGTAGAGCCAGCATACGAGGTGGAGCTCGAAAATTATACTATAACTCCTGTCATTCCATCTACATTGAATGGAATGAAACCGCTAGAGGCTACAGACCTCCCATTTAATGACCCTCGTTTGGGTTTACAGTGGCACTACAATAATGATGGTTCTGCTCCAGGTGCTGTAGCAGGTGCCGATATTAATCTTTTCGAAGCGTGGAAGATTGAGACAGGAAAGCCAAACGTTATTGTCGCTGTTATCGATGATGGTGTGGACTATAAGCACGAGGATTTAGTGGAAAACCTTTGGGTCAATAAAAAACCAAACCTTCCAATCAAGCAAGAGAATTTCTATGGGGCATACATCGAAGACCTTCACGGGGCTAACTTCGTTGAAAACGGAAGACGTGGTAATCATGGCACACACGTAGCTGGGACTGTTGCTGCTAGAAATAATAATAATATTGGTGTCGCTGGTGTCGCTGGTGGTGATGGGAACCCTAATACTGGAGTCCGTATTATGGCTTGTCTTGCTATCGATACTCGTCCGAAGGGACAGCGAACTGGTAGCCATCCAGAGAGAGCATTTGTTTTCGCGGCTGATAATGGTGCTGTGATAGCTCAGAACTCATGGGGTTATGCTCCAAATGTAGAGATGGGACAAATTCTTAAGGATGCGATTGACTATTTTATCGACAATGCTGGTACTGATAGTTCGGGACATCAATTACCAGGGTCACCTATGAAAGGTGGTGTCGTTATTTTTTCTACAGGTAATGATAATTTTGATGGATTGAGCTATCCAGCTGCTTACGAGAGAGTCGTTTCTGTAGCGGCGATGGGGCCTAACTTTTATCGTTCATCATTTACCAATAGAGGGCCTTGGGTAGATATAACTGCTCCTGGTGGTGATATAGATATGTATGGTAATAATGCTGGTATCCTTAGTTGTATCCCTGATAATAGTTATGGATTTTATCAAGGAACTTCTATGGCTTGTCCTCATGTATCTGGTATTGCTGCTCTTGTGGTAAGTAAGAATGGGGGGCAAGGCTATACCAATGAGGACCTTAAGCGATCACTTCTGACTGCCTTACGTCCTCAAGATATTGATGCCTTTAACCCAAGAGAAGCGGGCCGACTAGGTCGAGGCTATATTGATGCAGCGAAAGCATTTGCTAAGGACCATCATATCGCTCCAGACAGACCAGAGATTGATCCTGAAATGGAGAGCGAGTACTCTACTATCAGTTTCAGTTGGGTCGTCAATAAGGATGATGATGATATCCTCCCTACATACCAACACTTATACATTAGTGATAAGCCTATCACTAAGGAAAAGTTAAGTTCGTTGACGTCTATTCAGATGCGCGCTACTGTGACACAGCCAGGTGAAGAGATGGAGTATACCTTTACTGGACTTAAGCATAGTACTAAGTATTATATTGCTGTCGTTTCAGAAGATAGATGGGGTAACCTTTCTGAACCTGATATCGTGGAATCTAATACACGTATGAATCAGGTGCCGATTATTACCTTTAGCAATATGCCTAAGGAGATTGTGATCTTTGGTAGGAATAGTCTTTCCTTAGATTTTAGTACCTCTGACCCTGATGGACATAAGGTGTCATGCGAATTACAAGGTGAGACCACTGGTGTTTCCATAATACATGAAAATGGGAAAGGGCAGATTCAGATCCGACCAGTACTGAAGAATGGCCGCTACACGTTCCAACTTCTTGCTAAAGATGAATTTGGTGGATTGACAACCAAGTCTATAACATTTAAAATAGAAGAGCAGATCCCAATTCAACTAAAAGGAGATTTTTCTCAGTTGTTGATTGGTCAGAATGAGGAAGAGTTTTTGTTGCCTTTAAAGAGTAATTACGATTTTAACCGTCATATTGGGATTGACTTTGAGGTCCGCTCAAGTGACGAATCAATAATCAAGGCAGCTGTCTTTATTGAAGGGATGCTCTCAATCATTCCTGTTAAGCCTGGTGTCGCTACTGTTTACATCAAAGCTACCGATAAGGCAGGTGGAATGCACCAGACTTCGTTTAAGGTGAGAGTGGTGAAGGATTCTGAGGCAGCGGTTCACATCGTGTATCCTATGCCAGTTAAGAATACTCTAAATCTGATTATTAATAAGTCAGTAAAGGATCCACGAGTTAAGGTTGTGACGATGAATGGTAGAGTTCTTATAGATGAAAGTATTAAGTCTGTAGGAAAAGATGGACATATCTCACTAGATGTAAGTAATCTATCTCAAAATACTTATAGATTGATATTAGAGTCCTCTAATATGTCTCGTTATGAACAAGTATTTGTGAAATAA
- a CDS encoding GLPGLI family protein, with product MKRITFLLPLLLLAITQITSAQTMIPISPRKVNVSDQLDNEVYKVTYDLSFVSDPSDPKFITEDVITLQIGKQMQKEYSESYYQADVAAQEALESGRFPKLMVNPLTVYVLYKNWPNNGDVTVDYRLPMKAPVMTFKDKMPTTNWTMTNEVKEIIGYRCQKATTELGGRMWTVWFTQEIPVNAGPYLLEGLPGLILEAKDDEGHYHYTCTSFTKSESNSEIGRWEWDQQEITKDKMKVLLKELYANPEQTAKALGASVHFGGDAMLNLPYNPIDITWK from the coding sequence ATGAAACGAATTACTTTTTTACTGCCATTATTACTACTTGCTATTACACAAATAACATCAGCACAGACGATGATACCGATTTCACCTCGGAAAGTAAATGTCAGTGACCAGCTCGATAATGAGGTGTACAAAGTGACATACGACCTCTCTTTTGTATCTGATCCGAGTGATCCAAAGTTTATTACAGAGGATGTTATTACACTACAGATTGGTAAGCAGATGCAAAAAGAATATAGCGAGAGCTACTACCAAGCTGATGTAGCAGCTCAGGAAGCGTTGGAATCAGGGAGATTTCCCAAACTGATGGTTAATCCTCTCACAGTTTATGTCCTTTACAAGAACTGGCCCAATAATGGCGACGTAACAGTAGATTATCGCCTTCCTATGAAAGCTCCTGTAATGACATTTAAGGATAAGATGCCTACAACTAACTGGACTATGACCAATGAAGTCAAAGAAATCATTGGATATCGATGTCAGAAAGCGACAACAGAACTTGGCGGACGAATGTGGACGGTGTGGTTTACACAAGAGATTCCCGTCAACGCTGGTCCCTACTTGCTAGAAGGATTACCTGGTTTGATCTTAGAGGCGAAAGATGACGAAGGACACTATCACTACACCTGCACTTCATTTACAAAGAGTGAGAGTAACTCGGAAATAGGGCGTTGGGAATGGGATCAACAAGAAATCACGAAGGATAAGATGAAAGTTCTACTAAAGGAGCTGTATGCTAATCCAGAGCAAACTGCTAAAGCTTTAGGTGCAAGCGTGCATTTTGGTGGGGATGCAATGCTTAATCTACCTTACAATCCTATAGATATAACTTGGAAATAG
- a CDS encoding PorV/PorQ family protein: MKKNIFKCLVMILATIALSATAMAQRSVPFRTFDIQPDVKSQSLGGTHLVSGSKNYIYANPTYFFNADKRWSVYASGQILPKFDGMTREFYGNASLGYRFSEQHALFLGGRYLRGGELEVLSDIGNETQKHIRTNQYTLDLGYAYALNDQWKGFVTASMLADNTIKANYSLFAGIGLSYSNVVALGSIDTNLEATLAAYNLGKVLNDDEAVSHRNLPSTIALGGRARTEIASMHTIGLSAQVGYVTPYPMVQAGVGLEYTYANFASVRTGFNHLEKDVNYATIGLGLDIASIVLDASYNIGLNEYTKNTIALGLSLSF, encoded by the coding sequence ATGAAAAAAAATATATTTAAGTGCCTAGTAATGATCTTAGCCACTATCGCACTTTCTGCAACAGCGATGGCTCAAAGAAGCGTCCCCTTCCGCACGTTTGACATTCAGCCCGATGTGAAGTCACAGTCTCTGGGAGGTACGCACCTGGTCTCTGGTTCTAAGAACTATATCTACGCTAATCCCACATATTTCTTTAATGCGGATAAGAGATGGTCGGTGTATGCATCTGGGCAGATTCTTCCTAAGTTTGATGGCATGACAAGGGAGTTTTATGGCAATGCAAGTCTTGGTTACCGTTTTAGTGAGCAGCATGCTTTATTTCTAGGTGGACGTTACCTCCGAGGAGGTGAGTTAGAGGTCCTTAGTGACATTGGTAATGAGACTCAAAAACATATCAGAACCAATCAGTACACTCTTGACCTAGGTTATGCGTATGCACTAAATGATCAATGGAAAGGATTTGTTACGGCTTCAATGCTTGCTGATAATACTATTAAGGCAAATTATAGCTTATTTGCAGGTATAGGACTTTCGTATTCAAATGTCGTAGCTCTTGGATCTATCGATACTAATCTTGAAGCGACACTTGCGGCCTATAATCTTGGTAAGGTTCTTAATGATGATGAAGCAGTTTCTCATCGTAACTTACCTTCTACGATTGCTTTGGGTGGTCGTGCCCGTACCGAAATCGCTTCTATGCATACTATTGGGCTAAGTGCTCAGGTCGGATATGTTACTCCATATCCTATGGTACAAGCTGGTGTTGGTTTGGAATACACGTATGCGAACTTTGCTTCAGTGCGTACTGGTTTCAATCATCTTGAGAAGGATGTGAATTATGCGACTATCGGTCTTGGCTTAGATATTGCATCTATTGTCCTTGATGCAAGTTATAACATCGGTCTAAATGAATACACTAAGAATACAATTGCTTTAGGCCTTTCACTTTCATTCTGA